The Sphaerospermopsis torques-reginae ITEP-024 genome has a window encoding:
- a CDS encoding transglycosylase domain-containing protein, with the protein MSSPQPPQKPQTLLGQLTQAVNTIQARVDFSKLALKPNAKVPEIWVQDAGADKAEIYPLLGDRYILGRSSKSCDIVVRNPVVSQIHLSLSRDSSQRTPVFTIKDENSTNGIYIGKRRVTSLELRHGDVFTLGPPELAASVRLQYFDPPPWYIKAGTWAFYGVGSVSALFALAIGLEWTKFSVRPLPTATSAPVVIYARDGSTPLREPRNIAHVDLKQLSEFGPYLPAAVVASEDSRYYWHFGVDPLGILRAVLINSRSGDVQQGASTVTQQLARSLFRDYVGRQDSLGRKVREAIVSLKLETFYSKDEILLTYLNRVFLGGDTSGFEDAAKYYFEKSAKELTLAEAATLVAILPAPNAFNFCGDGPRKLDAADYRNRVIRRMLDMGKISVEDANRARRSTVQVSPKVCERQAQTIAPYFYNYVFQELESILGEGAAREGNYIIETQLDPAMQAQAETALRNSVSNVGSNLRFSQGALVTLDAKTGSILAMVGGTDYKKSQFNRAVQAQRQPGSTFKIFAYAAALEQGIPTSRTYSCSAVPWGGFTYRPCRSGGGSLDVATSLALSENPIALRIAREVGLNKVVEMAQRLGVKSSLEAVPGLVLGQSVVNVLEMTGAFGAISNRGVWNRPHAISRILDSSDCEDRNDLKTCRVIYSYDQDRESNQRVLKTSIANTMTDMMQRVVSSGTGRGASIGLGEEAGKTGTTDKNVDLWFIGFIPSRQLVTGIWLGNDNNSPTSGSSGQAAQLWGNYMRKIAK; encoded by the coding sequence ATGAGTTCCCCGCAACCGCCGCAAAAGCCGCAAACCTTACTTGGTCAACTGACGCAAGCAGTAAATACAATTCAAGCCAGGGTAGATTTTTCCAAACTGGCGCTCAAGCCAAATGCCAAAGTACCGGAAATCTGGGTGCAGGATGCGGGAGCGGACAAAGCGGAAATATATCCCCTATTGGGCGATCGCTATATACTTGGTCGCAGTTCCAAATCCTGCGATATCGTCGTCCGCAACCCAGTAGTCAGCCAGATTCACCTGTCCCTGTCGCGTGATTCCAGCCAAAGAACACCAGTTTTCACCATCAAAGATGAAAATTCCACCAATGGCATTTATATTGGCAAGCGCAGAGTTACATCCCTAGAACTGCGTCATGGTGACGTTTTCACCTTGGGTCCCCCAGAACTTGCTGCTTCAGTGCGTTTGCAATACTTCGATCCGCCTCCCTGGTATATCAAAGCAGGAACATGGGCATTTTATGGTGTTGGGAGTGTCAGCGCCTTATTTGCCCTAGCTATTGGCTTAGAATGGACAAAATTTTCCGTTAGACCCCTACCTACAGCCACCAGCGCCCCGGTAGTCATTTATGCCCGTGATGGTTCTACACCCCTACGAGAACCACGGAACATCGCTCACGTAGACTTAAAACAGTTATCAGAATTTGGTCCTTACCTACCTGCTGCGGTAGTCGCTTCTGAAGATAGTCGTTATTACTGGCACTTTGGAGTTGATCCTTTAGGGATTTTGCGAGCCGTATTAATCAATAGTCGTAGCGGTGACGTACAACAGGGAGCAAGTACAGTTACTCAACAACTTGCCCGCAGTTTATTCCGCGATTATGTAGGTAGACAAGATTCCTTGGGGCGGAAAGTGCGTGAAGCTATTGTCTCCCTGAAGTTAGAAACCTTTTACAGCAAAGATGAAATTTTACTGACTTACCTCAACAGAGTATTTTTAGGTGGTGATACTTCGGGCTTTGAAGATGCGGCTAAATATTACTTTGAAAAATCAGCCAAAGAATTAACATTAGCAGAAGCAGCGACCCTAGTAGCAATTTTACCCGCACCCAACGCCTTTAATTTTTGTGGAGATGGTCCAAGAAAACTGGACGCAGCAGATTACCGCAATCGTGTAATTAGGCGGATGCTGGACATGGGCAAAATTAGCGTCGAAGATGCCAACCGTGCCAGACGTTCTACAGTGCAAGTTAGTCCTAAAGTTTGCGAAAGACAAGCTCAGACTATTGCCCCTTACTTTTATAATTACGTCTTTCAAGAACTGGAATCAATATTAGGAGAGGGCGCAGCAAGAGAGGGTAACTATATCATCGAAACCCAGTTAGATCCGGCAATGCAAGCCCAGGCAGAAACAGCCCTGCGAAATTCTGTGAGTAACGTCGGGTCAAACCTGCGATTTTCCCAAGGTGCGCTTGTTACATTAGACGCGAAAACTGGCAGCATCTTAGCAATGGTAGGAGGGACTGATTACAAAAAAAGTCAATTTAATCGGGCGGTACAAGCTCAAAGACAACCGGGTTCTACCTTCAAAATTTTTGCTTACGCTGCGGCTTTAGAACAAGGAATACCAACATCAAGAACCTATTCTTGCTCCGCTGTACCTTGGGGTGGCTTTACCTACAGACCCTGCCGCTCTGGTGGTGGTAGTTTAGATGTAGCCACAAGTTTGGCACTTTCAGAAAACCCTATTGCTTTAAGAATTGCCAGAGAAGTAGGATTAAATAAAGTTGTAGAAATGGCGCAGCGTTTAGGAGTCAAATCCTCACTGGAAGCTGTTCCTGGTTTAGTCTTGGGTCAAAGTGTAGTCAACGTTTTAGAAATGACCGGTGCTTTTGGTGCTATTAGTAATCGTGGTGTGTGGAATCGCCCCCATGCTATTAGCAGGATTTTAGACAGTAGCGATTGTGAAGATCGCAATGATTTAAAGACCTGCCGTGTTATCTATTCCTACGATCAAGATCGAGAGAGTAATCAGCGAGTGCTAAAAACAAGTATCGCCAATACAATGACCGATATGATGCAGAGGGTAGTTTCCAGTGGTACTGGTCGTGGTGCATCTATTGGACTGGGAGAAGAAGCGGGTAAAACTGGAACAACAGATAAAAACGTTGACTTATGGTTTATTGGTTTTATTCCCAGTCGGCAACTTGTAACAGGTATTTGGCTAGGAAATGATAATAATTCCCCCACATCTGGTAGCAGTGGTCAAGCAGCTCAGTTATGGGGGAATTATATGCGGAAAATCGCCAAATAA
- the lspA gene encoding signal peptidase II has product MRLKNRLFWIAAFVAFVVDQLTKLWVVKTFELGETLPLLPGIFHFTYLTNTGAAFSILSGKVEWLRWLSLGVSLVLIAIASWGPVLSFWEQLGYGLILGGAMGNGIDRFALGYVVDFLDFRLINFAVFNLADSCISIGIVCLLIASFQKTPNSHHRIR; this is encoded by the coding sequence ATGCGTTTAAAAAATCGACTTTTTTGGATTGCTGCTTTCGTTGCTTTTGTGGTAGACCAATTAACAAAATTATGGGTAGTAAAAACCTTTGAGTTAGGAGAAACATTACCACTGCTACCAGGAATATTTCACTTTACATATCTCACCAACACTGGGGCTGCTTTTAGTATTTTAAGTGGAAAAGTAGAATGGTTGCGCTGGTTATCCTTGGGAGTGAGTTTAGTGTTGATAGCGATCGCATCCTGGGGACCAGTATTAAGTTTTTGGGAACAGTTAGGTTATGGTTTAATTTTAGGTGGAGCTATGGGTAATGGTATTGATAGATTTGCTTTAGGCTACGTCGTTGATTTTCTCGATTTTCGCCTCATCAACTTTGCAGTCTTTAATCTGGCTGATTCTTGTATTAGTATTGGTATTGTTTGTTTGTTAATTGCATCTTTCCAAAAAACACCAAATTCTCATCACAGAATACGATAA
- the pstS gene encoding phosphate ABC transporter substrate-binding protein PstS codes for MLLRKISVKNNRLKTAISVVALALGVAACGADSSPNNTANTDNSGNTENTAATTSGKNLDLGGDVTLTGAGASFPAPLYQTWFTELNKKYPSLKVNYQSVGSGAGVEQFTKGTVDFGASDVAMKDEEIAKIPADKGVMMLPVTAGSIVLAYNLPDVPELKLPRTVYTDILLGKIKTWNDPAIAKANPDAKLPNQPITVIHRADGSGTTGVFTKHLSAISPEWKEKVGEGKSVKWPVGVGGKGNEGVTAQIQQTQGAIGYVEYGYAKQSNLKTAALENKSGKLITANEESASKTLEAVTLPENLRAFISDPEGADSYPIVTYTWILAYKKYPDAAKAKAMEAAIEYALTDGQKLAGELGYVPLPANVVTKVAAAADAISPDYKIAVGDSTNASK; via the coding sequence ATGCTATTACGCAAAATTTCTGTTAAAAATAATCGCCTCAAAACCGCTATTTCCGTAGTAGCACTAGCATTGGGTGTAGCGGCTTGTGGGGCAGATTCTAGCCCAAACAACACTGCTAATACTGATAATTCAGGCAATACTGAAAATACTGCTGCCACTACCTCTGGTAAAAATTTGGATTTAGGTGGAGATGTTACATTGACAGGTGCTGGTGCATCTTTTCCTGCTCCACTTTACCAAACTTGGTTTACTGAATTGAACAAAAAATATCCGAGTTTAAAAGTTAACTATCAGTCAGTGGGTAGTGGTGCTGGAGTTGAACAGTTTACCAAAGGTACTGTAGACTTTGGTGCTAGTGATGTGGCCATGAAGGATGAGGAAATCGCCAAAATACCAGCAGATAAAGGGGTAATGATGCTGCCTGTAACTGCTGGTAGCATTGTCCTGGCTTATAACCTGCCAGATGTTCCTGAACTGAAACTACCACGAACCGTATATACTGATATTCTACTAGGTAAAATCAAAACCTGGAATGATCCAGCGATCGCCAAAGCTAATCCTGATGCTAAGTTACCAAACCAACCCATAACTGTCATCCATCGTGCTGATGGTAGTGGAACTACAGGTGTATTTACCAAACATCTCAGTGCTATTAGTCCAGAGTGGAAAGAAAAAGTTGGTGAAGGAAAAAGTGTAAAATGGCCAGTGGGCGTTGGTGGTAAGGGTAATGAAGGTGTCACTGCCCAGATCCAACAAACTCAAGGTGCTATTGGTTACGTAGAGTACGGCTACGCTAAACAAAGTAATTTAAAAACTGCGGCTCTGGAAAATAAAAGTGGTAAATTGATTACTGCTAACGAGGAATCAGCATCTAAAACTTTAGAAGCTGTAACCTTACCAGAAAATCTCCGCGCCTTTATTTCTGATCCAGAAGGTGCAGATTCTTACCCCATTGTCACTTATACTTGGATTCTGGCTTATAAAAAGTATCCTGATGCAGCTAAAGCGAAAGCAATGGAAGCGGCTATCGAGTATGCTTTGACTGATGGACAAAAGCTGGCTGGTGAACTAGGTTATGTGCCTTTACCAGCAAATGTGGTGACTAAGGTCGCTGCTGCTGCTGATGCCATAAGTCCTGATTATAAAATTGCTGTTGGTGACTCCACCAATGCGAGTAAGTAA
- the pstB gene encoding phosphate ABC transporter ATP-binding protein PstB: MTTNPSTINDANVVLRTENLNIYYGNFLAVQNIWLDIPKNQVTAFIGPSGCGKSTLLRCYNRLNDLIDSFRAEGKVYFDNKNLYAPDIDPVEVRRRIGMVFQRPNPFPKSIKENIAFGARINGYRGNIDELVERSLRQAALWDEVKDKLNQSGLSLSGGQQQRLCIARAIAVQPEVILMDEPCSALDPISTLRVEELIHELKEQYTIVIVTHNMQQAARVSDRTAFFNVKTADKGERTGYLVEYAPTELIFNNPQQEDTKAYISGRFG, translated from the coding sequence ATGACTACTAACCCTAGTACAATCAACGATGCTAACGTTGTGTTACGTACAGAAAACCTCAATATTTATTACGGTAACTTCCTAGCTGTACAAAATATTTGGTTAGATATTCCCAAAAATCAAGTTACCGCTTTTATTGGTCCTTCTGGTTGTGGTAAAAGTACATTACTACGTTGCTATAATCGTCTGAATGATTTAATTGACTCATTTCGTGCAGAAGGCAAAGTTTATTTTGACAATAAGAATTTGTATGCACCTGACATTGATCCAGTAGAAGTGCGTCGTCGCATCGGGATGGTGTTTCAACGACCAAACCCTTTTCCAAAATCAATTAAAGAAAATATTGCTTTTGGCGCGAGAATTAACGGCTACAGAGGTAATATTGATGAATTGGTAGAACGGAGTTTGCGTCAAGCAGCTTTGTGGGATGAAGTGAAAGATAAACTCAACCAAAGTGGTTTGTCTCTTTCTGGTGGACAACAACAAAGGTTATGTATCGCTAGAGCGATCGCAGTGCAACCAGAAGTAATACTCATGGATGAACCTTGTTCTGCTCTTGATCCTATTTCCACTTTGCGGGTTGAAGAACTCATTCACGAACTTAAAGAACAATACACGATTGTGATTGTTACCCACAATATGCAACAAGCTGCGCGGGTTTCTGATAGAACAGCTTTCTTTAATGTTAAAACCGCAGACAAAGGGGAACGTACAGGTTATTTAGTAGAATACGCCCCAACAGAATTAATTTTCAACAATCCGCAACAAGAAGATACAAAAGCTTATATTAGCGGTAGATTTGGTTAA
- a CDS encoding IS630 family transposase (programmed frameshift) translates to MGARLRVFLTRKQDEMLLKLRTVDVPQKVKDRAEVVRLNAHGWYVEKIANHFNWTPQTISEVLHKWQKLGLEGLWELPGRGGKTKYTEEDIVYLEECLKQEPRTYNSHQLAEKLKSERQIEMSPDRLRRVLKKGVIWKRARKSHKGKQDPKSREIKQADLDMLELSAATGEIDLKYLDESGCCMWSEPSYTYYQRGEQKHLEQTKRRGRRLSIIGLLQPLISFVYGLVIGGVNRKSYIQMMEHEAQEAERLGRIIVIVQDNGLIHRCQEVKQLWSKWERQGLYIFFLLKYCSEMNPIELEWLHLKKDELSGQMFEDELDLAYAVINGVNARGKTRKHSTVRIKFNSNTNC, encoded by the exons ATGGGCGCTCGTTTGAGGGTATTTTTAACTCGTAAGCAAGACGAAATGCTGTTAAAACTGAGAACTGTGGATGTGCCACAGAAAGTCAAAGACCGAGCAGAGGTAGTGAGGTTAAATGCACATGGCTGGTACGTGGAAAAAATAGCAAATCATTTTAATTGGACTCCACAAACAATCAGCGAAGTATTGCATAAATGGCAGAAACTAGGGCTGGAAGGACTTTGGGAATTACCAGGTAGAGGTGGAAAAACCAAGTACACAGAAGAAGACATAGTTTATCTGGAAGAATGCTTGAAACAAGAACCCCGAACATATAACAGCCATCAACTAGCTGAAAAACTCAAGAGTGAACGCCAAATTGAAATGAGTCCCGATAGGTTAAGACGGGTACTC AAAAAGGGGGTCATTTGGAAACGAGCCAGAAAGAGCCACAAAGGAAAACAAGACCCGAAAAGTAGAGAAATTAAGCAAGCAGACTTAGATATGTTGGAATTGTCTGCCGCTACGGGAGAAATAGACCTGAAATATTTGGATGAATCAGGTTGTTGTATGTGGAGTGAGCCAAGTTATACATATTACCAACGAGGTGAGCAAAAACATTTAGAGCAAACAAAGCGTCGTGGACGCAGATTAAGCATAATTGGGCTTCTTCAACCTTTAATCAGCTTTGTTTATGGCTTAGTTATTGGCGGAGTGAATCGCAAATCTTATATCCAAATGATGGAGCATGAAGCCCAAGAGGCGGAAAGATTGGGACGTATAATAGTAATAGTACAGGATAACGGTCTCATACACCGATGCCAAGAAGTAAAACAGTTGTGGTCAAAGTGGGAACGTCAGGGTTTATACATCTTTTTTCTACTTAAATATTGCTCCGAGATGAACCCAATTGAATTAGAGTGGCTGCATCTGAAAAAAGATGAGCTATCGGGACAAATGTTTGAGGACGAGTTAGACCTTGCTTATGCCGTTATAAATGGGGTGAATGCTAGGGGAAAAACAAGAAAACATAGTACGGTACGTATTAAATTTAACAGTAATACTAATTGTTAA
- the pstC gene encoding phosphate ABC transporter permease subunit PstC has product MNTNFQNLSLAVKQRSELDKSLDRGFIWLTRIFALAIAGILLWIALQVASSAWPAIQEFGLGFLLQSSWNPVNDNYGVLPAIYGTLMSSFIGLLLAVPIGVGTAILLSENFLPSQVRLVLVFLVELLAAIPSVVYGVWGIFVLIPILNDLGKWLHSSLGWIPFFSSTPTGPGMLPAGVILAIMTLPIITAISRDALISLPPSLRQAALGLGATRWETIFQVLIPAAFSGIVSAVMLALGRAMGETMAVTMLIGNSNNINISLLAPSNTISSLLANQFSEASGLQVSALMYAALVLFLLTLLVNILAEFIVLRVKKF; this is encoded by the coding sequence ATGAATACAAATTTTCAGAATCTGTCATTAGCTGTTAAACAACGCTCGGAACTTGATAAATCTCTAGATAGGGGCTTTATTTGGTTGACAAGGATTTTTGCTCTGGCGATCGCTGGTATTCTCCTGTGGATAGCGTTGCAAGTCGCTTCTAGTGCTTGGCCTGCTATCCAAGAATTTGGATTGGGCTTTTTACTTCAAAGCAGTTGGAACCCAGTTAATGATAACTATGGAGTTTTACCAGCAATTTATGGAACTCTGATGAGTTCTTTTATTGGCTTGTTGTTAGCAGTACCCATTGGCGTGGGTACGGCGATTTTATTAAGTGAGAATTTTCTCCCATCTCAGGTGCGGCTGGTTTTAGTATTTTTAGTAGAATTACTAGCTGCTATTCCTAGTGTTGTCTATGGAGTATGGGGAATTTTTGTTTTAATCCCGATTTTAAATGATCTGGGTAAATGGTTACATAGTTCTTTAGGTTGGATACCCTTTTTTAGTTCTACGCCTACAGGTCCGGGGATGTTACCCGCAGGAGTGATTTTAGCAATTATGACTTTGCCGATTATCACTGCTATCTCCCGTGATGCTTTAATTTCCCTTCCCCCTAGTTTACGTCAAGCAGCTTTAGGACTGGGTGCAACTCGTTGGGAAACTATTTTTCAAGTCCTGATTCCTGCTGCATTTTCCGGTATTGTCAGTGCTGTGATGTTAGCACTTGGCCGAGCAATGGGTGAAACAATGGCTGTCACCATGTTAATTGGTAATTCTAACAATATTAATATTTCTTTGTTAGCTCCTTCTAATACCATTTCTTCACTACTAGCAAATCAATTTTCTGAAGCCAGCGGTCTGCAAGTTTCGGCTTTGATGTACGCTGCTTTAGTGTTGTTTTTACTGACGTTGTTAGTTAATATTCTGGCAGAGTTTATTGTTCTTCGGGTTAAAAAATTTTAG
- a CDS encoding GNAT family N-acetyltransferase, protein MKSWFFHPHHQQLVTDTRILNSWQFQIRAATSADLPGIAQIIAESFHSQKGLWGWAFPLFRLGIYEDLKYRLASMTPHHVCLVAVDTSSTGNHQILGTVELGVRFNDSWTNIQKSYPYLSNLAVHPKYRRYGLASSLLISCEQVCQDWGFEDLYLHVLENNYQARQLYFKLGYRVYGVESNWNSFFFYPSRQIFLHKRLTPGTPDSCYS, encoded by the coding sequence TTGAAATCCTGGTTTTTTCACCCACATCACCAACAGTTAGTTACAGATACACGTATCCTCAATTCTTGGCAGTTCCAAATCCGTGCAGCTACATCTGCTGATTTACCGGGGATTGCCCAAATCATTGCTGAAAGTTTTCACTCCCAAAAAGGTTTATGGGGATGGGCTTTTCCTTTATTCCGTTTGGGTATTTATGAAGACTTAAAGTATCGTCTAGCGTCAATGACACCTCATCACGTCTGTTTGGTGGCTGTTGACACCAGTTCCACAGGAAATCATCAAATACTGGGAACTGTGGAACTGGGTGTGCGTTTCAATGATAGTTGGACAAATATTCAAAAGAGTTATCCCTATTTGTCTAATTTAGCTGTTCACCCAAAATACCGTCGGTATGGTTTGGCTTCCAGTTTACTGATTAGTTGTGAACAAGTGTGCCAAGACTGGGGATTTGAAGATTTATATCTTCATGTCTTGGAAAATAATTATCAAGCCAGGCAGTTGTATTTCAAGTTGGGATATCGCGTGTATGGAGTTGAATCTAATTGGAACAGCTTTTTCTTTTATCCCTCACGACAGATTTTCTTGCATAAACGCCTGACTCCTGGAACACCTGACTCCTGCTATAGTTAG
- a CDS encoding biotin transporter BioY encodes MFAASNQLLWSMIGLLLTMGGTFLEAYGTTLPWSWSQQGIKTFSLGVSYQVGAVLLVGCLGGKNAGALSQIAYLVMGLTLLPVFAEGGGIGYVKLSQFGYLLGFIPGAWICGYFAFKARPRLETLAFSCLCGLLTVHLCGIAYLMISYLFPWRGAEYLPLMQAILKYSWFSLPGQLAVVCAVTIIAYVLRHIMFY; translated from the coding sequence ATGTTTGCTGCTTCCAATCAATTACTATGGTCCATGATTGGCTTACTCCTAACAATGGGTGGCACGTTCCTAGAAGCCTATGGTACTACCTTACCTTGGAGTTGGAGTCAGCAAGGAATTAAAACTTTTTCTTTAGGTGTCAGCTATCAAGTTGGTGCAGTGCTGTTGGTAGGTTGTTTAGGAGGTAAAAATGCTGGTGCGCTTTCCCAGATTGCTTATTTAGTGATGGGATTAACATTATTGCCTGTATTTGCCGAAGGAGGCGGTATAGGATATGTTAAACTATCTCAGTTTGGCTATTTGCTCGGTTTTATTCCAGGAGCTTGGATTTGCGGCTATTTTGCCTTTAAAGCCAGACCTCGTTTAGAAACCCTGGCTTTTAGTTGCCTTTGCGGCTTGTTAACCGTCCACTTATGCGGTATTGCCTATTTAATGATCAGTTATCTTTTTCCCTGGAGAGGTGCAGAATATCTACCTTTAATGCAAGCTATCCTCAAATATTCTTGGTTTTCACTTCCAGGTCAACTAGCTGTAGTCTGCGCTGTCACCATCATAGCTTATGTACTACGACATATCATGTTTTATTAG
- a CDS encoding IS4/Tn5 family transposase DNA-binding protein, whose protein sequence is MEEWITQELERTELGHKTRTKRLIKIVSNLSASPEASVPQASGTWSQTKATYDFWDSPYIKPSMIRQGHLDATVERIAKHQVVLAIQDTTEIN, encoded by the coding sequence ATGGAAGAGTGGATCACACAAGAACTGGAAAGAACCGAGTTAGGGCATAAAACAAGAACCAAAAGGTTAATCAAAATAGTGTCAAATCTGAGTGCATCACCAGAAGCCAGTGTACCGCAAGCAAGTGGAACATGGTCGCAAACCAAAGCTACTTATGACTTCTGGGATTCACCCTACATCAAACCATCCATGATTAGACAAGGACATCTTGATGCAACAGTAGAGAGAATTGCCAAGCATCAGGTAGTCTTGGCGATACAAGATACAACAGAAATAAACTAA
- the pstA gene encoding phosphate ABC transporter permease PstA, producing the protein MTSLFPQNSLTRSPTSPRTLFNMVMTVVAFICGALALFPLLAVLSYVLFKGFSSLSFDVFTQLPPAPFRKGGGFGNAILGTLLMVGIGAIISIPTGVLAAIYLTEFSNGKIARWVRFATNVLSGVPSIIAGVFAYSIVVLTLTNLKLGSYSALGGGFALAILMLPIIVRTTDEALQLVPQDLRQASLGLGATNFQTVIQVVVPAALPAIVTGSTLAIARASGETAPLLFTALFSSFWPDGLLKPTASLAVLVYNFAISPFQNWQSLAWAASLILVLMVLITSIIARWATRQKA; encoded by the coding sequence ATGACTTCTCTATTTCCCCAAAATAGCCTGACTCGCTCCCCTACTTCTCCCCGCACTTTATTTAACATGGTGATGACAGTAGTAGCGTTTATCTGTGGAGCATTGGCGCTATTTCCTTTGTTGGCTGTACTTTCTTATGTATTGTTTAAAGGCTTCAGCAGTCTCAGCTTTGATGTGTTTACCCAACTACCACCAGCACCTTTCAGAAAAGGGGGTGGTTTCGGTAATGCCATTTTGGGAACTTTGCTGATGGTGGGTATTGGTGCTATCATCAGTATTCCTACTGGAGTATTAGCAGCTATTTATTTAACGGAATTTAGTAATGGGAAAATTGCTCGATGGGTACGCTTTGCTACTAATGTTTTGAGTGGTGTTCCCTCAATTATTGCAGGTGTGTTTGCATACTCGATTGTAGTTCTGACATTGACAAATCTGAAGTTAGGCTCTTACTCAGCTTTGGGTGGTGGGTTTGCGTTGGCAATTTTAATGTTACCAATTATTGTCCGTACAACTGATGAAGCTTTACAGCTTGTACCCCAGGATTTACGACAAGCATCTTTGGGGTTAGGCGCAACTAACTTTCAAACAGTTATACAAGTTGTTGTACCAGCAGCTTTACCAGCTATTGTAACTGGTTCGACTTTGGCGATCGCCAGAGCATCGGGAGAAACAGCACCATTATTGTTTACTGCTCTCTTTTCTTCTTTTTGGCCTGATGGTTTACTCAAACCTACCGCTTCTTTAGCTGTTTTAGTTTACAACTTCGCTATTTCACCTTTCCAAAATTGGCAGTCTCTAGCTTGGGCTGCTTCTTTAATTTTGGTCTTGATGGTTCTGATTACAAGTATTATCGCTCGCTGGGCAACTAGACAGAAAGCTTAA
- a CDS encoding AAA family ATPase, with translation MNVNEILQFVDRLVIEHTGKHLDDVQRAVVVGTWQRQTYDDIAQQRNFNKNYVSDVGAELWQILSSVLSEDIKKSNFCSTIERYRLTESPVIIQNHHQSNNSFNICNYPYAANHKCQGNEQELTYHDLSTAPQIFEFYNRESELEILYCWLLKQNSRVISVLGLPGIGKTTLVKKFIDLNYQHFEIIIWRNFTFPKSLDLLISDLLKCCKQQLQETLHEQFQHLLDLCQRQKCLIVLDDLQNLFTPGELAGEYRPEYRNYQTFFQAIRETYHQSQIILISQEKCPEMQCLEQELYPFKCLELLGINNTEILENMGLKDEDNWLNLIKLYEGNPQYLKDIATLIKECFDSNVAEFLAENKLIITIQMKRQFKQLFDRLSSVEKQLVLELSKIENTVVRESLKQSLNLSSIEFINALQSLQQRYLIIKTKADKTLFHLSPIFREYVKSLLK, from the coding sequence ATGAATGTAAACGAAATTTTACAATTTGTAGATCGGCTGGTAATTGAACACACGGGAAAACATCTGGATGATGTGCAAAGGGCTGTGGTGGTGGGAACATGGCAAAGACAAACCTATGATGATATTGCCCAGCAACGCAATTTTAATAAGAATTATGTAAGTGACGTGGGGGCAGAACTCTGGCAAATTTTATCATCTGTCTTGAGTGAGGATATAAAAAAATCTAATTTTTGTTCTACGATTGAAAGATATAGACTCACTGAATCACCAGTTATTATACAAAATCATCATCAAAGTAATAATAGTTTTAATATTTGCAACTATCCCTATGCGGCAAATCATAAATGCCAAGGAAATGAGCAAGAACTAACTTATCACGATTTAAGCACCGCGCCTCAAATCTTCGAGTTTTACAATCGAGAATCTGAACTAGAAATCCTTTACTGTTGGCTACTCAAGCAAAATAGCCGCGTCATTTCAGTTTTAGGCTTACCTGGTATTGGTAAAACCACCCTAGTAAAAAAATTCATTGACCTGAATTATCAACATTTTGAAATCATTATTTGGAGAAACTTCACCTTTCCTAAAAGTCTTGATTTACTGATCAGTGATTTGTTGAAATGCTGCAAACAGCAACTCCAGGAAACATTACATGAACAATTTCAACACCTCTTGGATCTTTGCCAGCGTCAAAAATGCTTAATCGTTCTAGATGATTTGCAAAATCTTTTCACACCTGGTGAATTGGCTGGTGAATACCGACCGGAATATCGCAACTACCAAACATTTTTCCAAGCAATCAGGGAAACCTATCATCAAAGCCAGATCATTTTAATCAGTCAGGAAAAATGTCCAGAAATGCAATGCTTAGAACAAGAATTGTACCCCTTTAAATGCCTAGAATTATTAGGAATCAATAACACAGAAATTCTCGAAAATATGGGTTTAAAAGATGAAGATAATTGGCTGAATCTGATTAAATTATATGAAGGTAATCCCCAATACTTAAAAGATATTGCTACTTTAATCAAAGAGTGTTTTGACTCCAACGTTGCTGAATTTTTAGCGGAGAATAAGTTAATCATTACTATTCAGATGAAAAGGCAGTTTAAACAATTATTTGATCGATTGTCATCTGTGGAAAAGCAACTCGTTTTAGAACTAAGCAAAATTGAAAACACCGTGGTTAGAGAAAGTTTAAAACAGTCCCTGAATTTATCATCTATTGAATTTATTAATGCCCTACAATCTCTACAACAACGCTATCTCATCATCAAAACCAAGGCAGATAAAACTCTGTTTCATTTGTCTCCTATTTTTAGGGAATATGTCAAATCACTTCTTAAATAA